The stretch of DNA CCCGGCCTCGCGGCCGTCGCGCTGTTCGTCGTGATGGCAACGGCCGTCCTCCGGGCCTCGTTCGGCGATCCGCGGATGTTCGGCCCGGACGCGGAGATCACCGCGAGCATCGGCTATGCGATGTTCAACCTCGATATGGGGACGGTTCCCGGCGAGGGGATGCTCGTCGCCTTCATCATTATCGCGGTAGCGCTCGACGCCGCCCTCGACGGAGCGGTCCTGCTGGCGAAACGCGAGGAGGACGGCAGCGCCGTCGCACTGCTCGCCGACGGCGGGCGGCGAGTCCGTGATCGGTTCCGCGGCGGGGCGGACGCCGACACCGACGACGGGGGTGACCGCTGATGGTACCGGTACAGTGGTACCTCCTACTCGCGACCGCCGTGTTCTGTATCGGGCTGTTCGGCATTCTGACCCGGCAGAACGCGCTGTTGTTCCTGATGTCGGTCGAACTCATGCTGAACGCGGCCAACATCAACCTCGTGGCCTTCTCGGCGTACTGGGGCAACGTCACGGGACAGACGTTCAGCCTGTTCACGATGGCGCTGGCTGCCGCGGAGGTCGCGGTCGGCATCGGCATCATCCTCGTGCTGTATCGCAACTTCAACGACGTGGACGTGACGCTGGCCAAGGAGATGAGGTGGTAAGATGGCGGCGTTCGACTACGCACCCGCGATCGTACTGCTCCCGTTCCTCTCGTTTCTCGTGTCGCTGGGAGGCGGCAAGTATCTACCCAAGGGGGGCGCGTTCGCCGGCATCGCAGCTACCGCCGGCTCCCTGCTGTTGTCGGCGTGGGTCTTCCTGACCGTCGCGGGCGGCGACGTCTACAACGAGACGCTCTACACGTGGGCGGCGGGCGTCGGCGAGGGGACGACCACCCTCACCTTCGGCCTGCTGCTCGACCCGCTGGCGGCTTTGATGTTGCTCATCGTCTCGCTGGTCGCTCTGTTGGTCCACGTCTTCAGCCTCGGATACATGAACGACGAAGGCGAGACCGGGCTGCCGCGCTACTACGCCGGCCTCGGCCTCTTTACCGCCTCCATGCTCGGGTTCGTCGTCGCCGACAACCTGCTGATGGCGTTCATGTTTTTCGAACTCGTCGGCCTCTGTTCGTATCTCCTGATCGGCTTCTGGTTCCGCCAGGAGGGGCCGCCGAGCGCGGCGAAGAAGGCGTTTCTGGTCACCCGGTTCGGTGACTACTTCTTCCTCGTCGGCGTCGTCGCCGTCTTCGCCACCTTCGGCACCGCGAAGTTCGCGGGCGAGGGGGCGTTCCCCGTCCTCGCCGAGGAGGCGCTGAACGGGGCGGCCGACGTGACTACCTTCGGCTTCGCGCCGGAGACGTGGTTCACCATCGTCGGTCTCCTGGTCCTCGGCGGCGTCATCGGGAAATCCGCGCAGTTCCCCCTGCACACGTGGCTCCCGGACGCCATGGAGGGTCCGACCCCCGTCTCCGCGCTCATCCACGCCGCGACGATGGTCGCGGCCGGCGTCTACCTGGTCGCGCGGATGTACGGCTTCTACGCCCTGTCGCCCACCGCCCTCGGGATCATCGCGCTGGTCGGCGGCTTCACCGCCCTCGCCGCCGCGACGATGGGCGTCGTCAAACGGGAGATCAAGCAGGTGCTCGCCTACTCCACCATCTCGCAGTACGGCTACATGATGCTGGGGCTGGGCGCCGGCGGCTACGTCGCCGCCACGTTCCACCTGATGACCCACGCCTTCTTCAAGGCGCTCCTGTTTCTCGGCGCGGGGTCGGTCATCATCGCCATGCACCACGACGAGGACATGTGGAACATGGGCGGCCTCAAAGAGCGGATGCCCGTGACGTACTACACGTTCCTCGCCGGGTCGCTCGCGCTCGCGGGCATCTTCCCCTTCGCCGGCTTCTGGTCGAAAGACGAGGTACTCTACGAGACGCTCATCCACGGACTCGGGGGGTCGCCCCTGCTGCTCGCGGGCTACGCGATGGGCCTCGTCGCCGTCTTCTTCACCGGCTTCTACACCTTCCGGATGGTGTTTCTGACCTTCCACGGGGAACCCCGGACCGACGTCGCTCGGGACCCACACGGCGTTCGCTGGAACGTCAAGGCCCCGCTGGTCGTGTTGGGGACGCTCGCCGCCACCGTCGGCGTCGTCAACATGGTCCCCGTCGAGAAACTGCTCGGAATCGGGGGCATCGACTTCCTGCACCAGTGGCTGGACGGTGGCTTCGAGGCGCTGACCGCCCACCACTACGGCGACGTGCTGCCCTACTCGTCGGCGTACATCGGCGGGGAGACGACGACGGTGGCCGTCGGCGCGGCCGTCTCGCTCGGCCTCGCCATCGCCGGCGCGGGGCTCGCACACGTCCTCTACAACGTCGACGATCCGACCGAGCACACCGAGAAACTCGGCGCGATCAAGACGCTCTGGTACAACAACTACTACCAGGACGAATACCAGGTCTGGATCGCGAAGTCGGTCGTCCTGCCGCTGGCTCGCTTGGCTGATACGCTCGATCAGGGTGTCGTCGACGGCGTCGTCAACGGCGTCTCGTCGGTGAGCCTGTTCACCGGGAGCCGGATTCGCCGCGTGCAGACTGGCGTCGTGACCAACTACGCCGCGCTCCTCACCCTCGGGCTGGTGGCGTTGCTCGTCGTCTTCGGCGTGATGGGAGGGTGGTTCGTATGATCATCGAGGCACTGATCGCCGTCACGTTCATCGCCGCCATGGTGGTGATGCTGGCTCCCGACGAGGTGGCCGGCCGTCTCGCCGCGGTGCTGAGTCTACTCCCCGTGGTCGGGAGCCTGTACATGTGGAGTGGGTTCGATGCGACCGGCAACGCCCTGATGGGCGGGTCGGTCGCGTTCGAGACGAAGCTGTCGTGGCTGGAACTCGGCGGTTACACGCTCAACTGGCACGTCGGCGTCGACGGCATCGCCCTGCCGCTGGTCGTGCTGACGACGCTCCTCTCGACGCTCGCCATCGTGAGTGCGTGGACGCCGATCGACGACCGCCAGTCGCAGTTCTACGGCCTGATGTTGTTCATGGAGGCGAACCTGCTCGGCGTCTTCACCGCGCTCGATTTCTTCGTCTGGTTCGTCTTCTGGGAGGCCGTCCTCCTGCCGATGTACTTCCTGATCGGCGTCTGGGGCGGCCCGCGACGGAAGTACGCCGCGATCAAGTTTTTCGTCTACACCAACATCGCGTCGCTCGCGATGTTCATCGGGTTCATCGCGCTGGTGTTCGGCCTCGGTGACTCGGTGTCGTCGCTCGATATGCCGGCCATCGCGGCCGCGCTCCGGGCGGGCGAACTCGGGTCGCTGTACGGCATCCCCGCCGCGACGTTGCAGTCCGTGGCCTTTATCGCCATGTTCCTCGGCTTCGCGGTGAAGGTGCCAATCGTCCCCTTCCACACGTGGCTGCCGGACGCCCACGTCGAGGCCCCGTCACCGGTGTCGGTGATGCTGGCGGGCGTCCTCCTGAAGATGGGGACCTACGCCTTGCTCCGGTTCAACTTCACCATGATGCCCGAGACGGCGACGGCCTTCGCCGTCCCCATCGCGTTGATCGCCGTGATCAGCGTCATCTACGGCGCGATGCTCGCGCTGGCCCAGCAGGACCTCAAGCGCATCGTCGCCTACTCCTCCGTCTCCTCGATGGGCTACGTCATCCTCGGGCTCATCGCCTACACCACCTACGGGGTCGGTGGGGCGACCTTCCAGATGATCGCCCACGGCCTCATCTCGGGGCTGATGTTCATGGCGGTCGGCGTCATCTACAACGCCACCCACACGCGGATGGTGGGCGACATGTCCGGCATGGCCGACCGGATGCCGGTGACGACCGGCATCCTGATCGCCGGCGCGTTCGGCTACATGGGGCTCCCCCTGATGGCCGGCTTCGCGGGCGAGTTCTTCATCTTCAAGGGCGCCTTCGCGTCGACGGTCACCGCCGGGATGCCCCTCTACACCGCCGCGGCGATGTTCGGCATCGTCATCGTCGCCGGCTACCTGCTCTTCGCGATGCAGCGGACGCTCTTCGGGGCGTTCCGCCTGGAGACCGACTACGAGGTCGGTCCCGCCGCGCTCCACGAGACGGTCCCGCTTGCCGTCCTCCTCGTGACGATCATCGTCCTCGGGGTCGCCCCCGACCTCTTTTTCGGGATGATCCAGGACGCGGTGAATCCGCTGCTGGACTTCGGAGGTGAGCTCTCGTGATCCCGATTCAGACCCAACTGCCGACGTGGGCCGCCGTCACGCCGACGCTGCTGCTCGCCCTGACGGCGCTCGTCCTGTTCCTCGTCGACAGCATCGACCCGGATTCGACCCGACCGACGGCGCTCGCCGGTATCGCGGCGCTCGGGAGCGTCTCGGCGCTCGCCGTCGCCGGCTGGTTCCTGCTCGCGGGCACCGGTCAGACCGGCAGCGGTGGCGCCATCGAGCTCTACAGTGGCGCCATCGTCGTCGACGGGCTGAGCCTCTTTTTCACGGTTATCTTCGCCAGCGTCGCCGCCATGGTGTCGGTGGCGAGCTACGATTACCTGCGAGACCGGACCTACCAGGCGGAGTTCTACTCCCTGGTGATGCTGGCGGCGACGGGAATGAGCCTCATGGGCTCGTCGGGGTCGCTGGCGACGGTGTTCGTCAGCCTCGAACTCACCTCGCTGCCTTCGTACGCGCTCGTCGCGTTCCTGAAGAAGAACCGCGGGAGCGTCGAGGCGGGGCTGAAGTACTTCCTCGTCGGCGCCGTCTCCTCCGCCGTCTTCGCCTTCGGCATCTCCCTGATTTACGCCGTCACCGGGTCGTTGCTCCTCTCCGAGGTGGCGAGCGCCATCGGCTCGGCGGGTGACCTCGTCGGCGTCGCAGGTATCGGCGTCGTGATGATCGCCGGTGGCTTCGCGTTCAAGACGGCCTCCGTCCCCTTCCACTTCTGGGCGCCGGAGGCGTACGAGGGCGCCCCCGCCCCGATCAGTGCCTTTCTCTCGTCGGCGTCGAAGGCGGCCGGCTTCGCCGTCGCCTTCCGCGTCTTCGCGGTGGCCTTCCCCATCGACTCCGTCGTCTCGATGGGTATCGACTGGCCGCTGCTTTTCGCCGTCCTCGCCGTCGTCACGATGACGCTCGGTAACTTCGCGGCGGCGACCCAGGAGAACGTCAAGCGGATGCTCGCGTACTCCTCCGTGGGGCACGCGGGCTACGCGCTGATCGGACTCGCGGCGCTTTCCTCCGGCGGCCCCAACGGAAGCGTCATGGGTGCGAGCATGGCCCATCTGCTCGTCTACGGCTTCATGAACACGGGCGCGTTCCTGTTCGTCGCCATGGTCGAACACTGGGACGTCGGCCGGACCTTCGAGGACTACAACGGTCTCGCGACGCAGGCGCCCGTAGCCTGCCTCGCGATGACCGTCTTCATGTTCTCGCTGGCCGGCCTGCCGCCCTTCGGCGGCTTCCTCTCGAAGTACGCCCTCTTCTACGGGGCGATCCAGGGTGGCTTCTGGTGGCTCGCCGCCGTCGGCGCTATCAACAGCGCGCTGTCGCTGTTCTACTACTCCAGAGTGGTGAAAGCCATGTGGATCGAGGACCCGTCCGGCACGTTCGACCTCGGCGCGACGCCGCTCGGCATCTACGTCGCGGTGCTCGTCGCCGCCGTCGGAACGCTCGTCCTCCTGCCGGCGTTCGGCCCCGTCGTCGAGACGGCCCAGAGCGCCGCGACGGCGCTGTTCGCGTAACGGCCGTCACTCGGCCGGCGCCGTCACCCGCAACGTCGACCGGATCGCCTCGGTCACTTCCTTCGATCTGAGGACGGTAATGCCGTCCGTCGTCACGAAGACGCCGCGGTCGCCGTCGATGACCCGCGTCATGAATCCGTTCTTGAACACCCGGAGCGTGTACTGGTAGTCGCCGAGTTCGCTCCCTTCGTACGCCGTCTGTGTACGGAAGCCCGCGGCCTCGTGTTCGACGGACGCCGCGAGGTCGGCGTCGGCCTCCAGATCGGACCGGAGATACACCTGCTCGTACGCGTCGGGCGTGAAGTACGTGACGCTCCGCAAACTGTCCCCGACGGCGGTTCGGCAGGCGCTCACCAACTGCTCCTCGAGCGACGGGTCGACGAGATCACGTTGGTCGGACATGGTAAACGGTATCACGCACCACGCTCTGATAACTCCATCGACAGTTCGTGACGGTAGGGTTTTGAGTGGCGGGCGTAACGGACGGATATGGTGAGGCGGCTCGTGCTCGGGTGTGGGCGCGCTGGCGAAACCGTCGTGGGTGTCGTCTCGACGTGGGGCGGGACGCTCCGGGCCGTCGTCTCGGAGGCGTCCCGGCTCGAAGGGCTCGACGGCGTCTCGGAGGTGATCCACGGCGAGCCGACGGACCCGGAGACGTACCCCGACGCGGCCGACGTGGTGTTGGTACTCGGCGAGGACGCCGACCGCAACCTCGCGGCCGCCCGGCAGGCCCGCGAATCGTTCCCGGAGGCGTTGATCATCGCCTGCGACGGGCGTCGGGGAAGTGGGGGGAGGCCGGCGCTCGCCGACGTCGCCGACCACGTCGTCGATCCGCAGGAACTCGTCGTCGAGCATCTCCTCGGGGCGGCGACCGGCGAGGGCGCGGAGCGGGTCTGCCGGCTGTTGAGCGTCCTCCGTGACGTCGACGGCCGGCTGGCCGTCGTGATGCACGACAACCCCGATCCGGACGCCATCGCGTCGGCCATCGCGCTCGCACACGTCGCCCGGACGGTCGGCGTCGACGCCGACGCGTGTTACTTCGGCGATATTTCACACCAGGAGAACCGAGCGCTGGTGAACCTGCTCGATCTCGACCTCCGGAACCTCGAGTCGCCGGACCGGATCGCGGAGTACGCGGGCGTCGCCCTCGTCGATCACTCGCGCCCCGGCGTGAACGACGGGTTGGACCCCAGCGCCGAGGTGGACGTGGTGATCGACCACCACCCGCCGCGGGCGCCGGTCGAGGCGCGGTACGTCGACCTCAGAAGCGACGTGGGGGCGACCAGTACGCTCCTCGCGGAGTATCTCGACCGCCTCGGGATGACGCCGGACCGCGTGGTCGCGACGGCGCTGCTGTACGGTATCCGGATCGACACGCGTGATTTCACGCGCGAGACGGTCGACTCCGACTTCGAGGCGGCCGCGTTCCTCCTCCCACACACCGACGAGTCGGTACTC from Haloplanus salinus encodes:
- a CDS encoding proton-conducting membrane transporter; protein product: MTTKPSLKTGSHLLPGLAAVALFVVMATAVLRASFGDPRMFGPDAEITASIGYAMFNLDMGTVPGEGMLVAFIIIAVALDAALDGAVLLAKREEDGSAVALLADGGRRVRDRFRGGADADTDDGGDR
- the nuoK gene encoding NADH-quinone oxidoreductase subunit NuoK — encoded protein: MVPVQWYLLLATAVFCIGLFGILTRQNALLFLMSVELMLNAANINLVAFSAYWGNVTGQTFSLFTMALAAAEVAVGIGIILVLYRNFNDVDVTLAKEMRW
- the nuoL gene encoding NADH-quinone oxidoreductase subunit L; protein product: MAAFDYAPAIVLLPFLSFLVSLGGGKYLPKGGAFAGIAATAGSLLLSAWVFLTVAGGDVYNETLYTWAAGVGEGTTTLTFGLLLDPLAALMLLIVSLVALLVHVFSLGYMNDEGETGLPRYYAGLGLFTASMLGFVVADNLLMAFMFFELVGLCSYLLIGFWFRQEGPPSAAKKAFLVTRFGDYFFLVGVVAVFATFGTAKFAGEGAFPVLAEEALNGAADVTTFGFAPETWFTIVGLLVLGGVIGKSAQFPLHTWLPDAMEGPTPVSALIHAATMVAAGVYLVARMYGFYALSPTALGIIALVGGFTALAAATMGVVKREIKQVLAYSTISQYGYMMLGLGAGGYVAATFHLMTHAFFKALLFLGAGSVIIAMHHDEDMWNMGGLKERMPVTYYTFLAGSLALAGIFPFAGFWSKDEVLYETLIHGLGGSPLLLAGYAMGLVAVFFTGFYTFRMVFLTFHGEPRTDVARDPHGVRWNVKAPLVVLGTLAATVGVVNMVPVEKLLGIGGIDFLHQWLDGGFEALTAHHYGDVLPYSSAYIGGETTTVAVGAAVSLGLAIAGAGLAHVLYNVDDPTEHTEKLGAIKTLWYNNYYQDEYQVWIAKSVVLPLARLADTLDQGVVDGVVNGVSSVSLFTGSRIRRVQTGVVTNYAALLTLGLVALLVVFGVMGGWFV
- a CDS encoding complex I subunit 4 family protein gives rise to the protein MIIEALIAVTFIAAMVVMLAPDEVAGRLAAVLSLLPVVGSLYMWSGFDATGNALMGGSVAFETKLSWLELGGYTLNWHVGVDGIALPLVVLTTLLSTLAIVSAWTPIDDRQSQFYGLMLFMEANLLGVFTALDFFVWFVFWEAVLLPMYFLIGVWGGPRRKYAAIKFFVYTNIASLAMFIGFIALVFGLGDSVSSLDMPAIAAALRAGELGSLYGIPAATLQSVAFIAMFLGFAVKVPIVPFHTWLPDAHVEAPSPVSVMLAGVLLKMGTYALLRFNFTMMPETATAFAVPIALIAVISVIYGAMLALAQQDLKRIVAYSSVSSMGYVILGLIAYTTYGVGGATFQMIAHGLISGLMFMAVGVIYNATHTRMVGDMSGMADRMPVTTGILIAGAFGYMGLPLMAGFAGEFFIFKGAFASTVTAGMPLYTAAAMFGIVIVAGYLLFAMQRTLFGAFRLETDYEVGPAALHETVPLAVLLVTIIVLGVAPDLFFGMIQDAVNPLLDFGGELS
- a CDS encoding NADH-quinone oxidoreductase subunit N, producing MPIQTQLPTWAAVTPTLLLALTALVLFLVDSIDPDSTRPTALAGIAALGSVSALAVAGWFLLAGTGQTGSGGAIELYSGAIVVDGLSLFFTVIFASVAAMVSVASYDYLRDRTYQAEFYSLVMLAATGMSLMGSSGSLATVFVSLELTSLPSYALVAFLKKNRGSVEAGLKYFLVGAVSSAVFAFGISLIYAVTGSLLLSEVASAIGSAGDLVGVAGIGVVMIAGGFAFKTASVPFHFWAPEAYEGAPAPISAFLSSASKAAGFAVAFRVFAVAFPIDSVVSMGIDWPLLFAVLAVVTMTLGNFAAATQENVKRMLAYSSVGHAGYALIGLAALSSGGPNGSVMGASMAHLLVYGFMNTGAFLFVAMVEHWDVGRTFEDYNGLATQAPVACLAMTVFMFSLAGLPPFGGFLSKYALFYGAIQGGFWWLAAVGAINSALSLFYYSRVVKAMWIEDPSGTFDLGATPLGIYVAVLVAAVGTLVLLPAFGPVVETAQSAATALFA
- a CDS encoding DUF7522 family protein — translated: MSDQRDLVDPSLEEQLVSACRTAVGDSLRSVTYFTPDAYEQVYLRSDLEADADLAASVEHEAAGFRTQTAYEGSELGDYQYTLRVFKNGFMTRVIDGDRGVFVTTDGITVLRSKEVTEAIRSTLRVTAPAE
- a CDS encoding DHH family phosphoesterase; protein product: MVRRLVLGCGRAGETVVGVVSTWGGTLRAVVSEASRLEGLDGVSEVIHGEPTDPETYPDAADVVLVLGEDADRNLAAARQARESFPEALIIACDGRRGSGGRPALADVADHVVDPQELVVEHLLGAATGEGAERVCRLLSVLRDVDGRLAVVMHDNPDPDAIASAIALAHVARTVGVDADACYFGDISHQENRALVNLLDLDLRNLESPDRIAEYAGVALVDHSRPGVNDGLDPSAEVDVVIDHHPPRAPVEARYVDLRSDVGATSTLLAEYLDRLGMTPDRVVATALLYGIRIDTRDFTRETVDSDFEAAAFLLPHTDESVLDRVEEPSMSPDVLATLSAAIRNRRVRGDVLTTGVGQIRDRDALAQAADRLLDMEGVSIVVVHGFMNGTVYISGRARGTDVDLGEVLRDALGSIGSAGGHADMAGAQIPLGILGAVEEASTESLASIVDDVIAGRLFEVLENPPSAPRRDPAAADIALEFPLDE